The Amycolatopsis mongoliensis genome includes a window with the following:
- a CDS encoding YhgE/Pip domain-containing protein has product MTSPVRRPAGALALVAAVAGALVAVVLGFLTFGAQATAAPDGVPVAVAAPPGPLQGIAQRVAAHGGGQLAWTVTNPADARQLLEDKKVYGVLELAPGPAATVVTSGAVNPAGTQVAQQALTAGAAALGGVPKQEVLHPAGVAGRTAPLAASALAWIGALVAGLALTQLARRTGRTVGAGARFLQVVGAGALVTAAVAGFFALWDSTLPLDAGVLGFVFLAATAFAALQAGLLRLLGLRAMAVLGPLYLVAPAVAGQVPELLNPAYRTLLWSWTPFRFSTEGLRSLLQGVPGAPDVTTGAWVLGALLAAGLLLVLWPGRSARQEAEPHLADRVVEVGVH; this is encoded by the coding sequence ATGACCAGTCCTGTCCGGCGCCCCGCCGGGGCGCTCGCCCTGGTCGCCGCCGTGGCCGGCGCGCTGGTGGCGGTGGTGCTCGGGTTCCTCACCTTCGGCGCACAGGCCACGGCCGCGCCGGACGGCGTCCCGGTCGCGGTCGCCGCCCCGCCGGGCCCGCTGCAGGGCATCGCGCAGCGCGTCGCCGCGCACGGCGGCGGTCAGCTCGCTTGGACCGTCACCAACCCGGCCGACGCGCGGCAGCTGCTGGAGGACAAGAAGGTCTACGGCGTGCTCGAACTCGCGCCGGGACCGGCCGCGACCGTGGTGACATCGGGGGCGGTCAACCCGGCCGGCACCCAGGTCGCGCAGCAGGCGCTCACCGCCGGGGCGGCGGCGCTCGGTGGCGTCCCGAAGCAGGAGGTGCTGCACCCGGCAGGCGTCGCCGGCCGGACCGCGCCGCTGGCCGCGTCCGCGCTGGCCTGGATCGGCGCGCTCGTCGCGGGTCTCGCGCTGACGCAACTGGCCAGGCGCACCGGCCGCACGGTCGGCGCCGGCGCGCGGTTCCTGCAGGTCGTCGGCGCCGGTGCGCTGGTGACGGCGGCCGTGGCCGGGTTCTTCGCGTTGTGGGACTCCACGCTGCCGCTCGACGCCGGCGTCCTGGGGTTCGTCTTCCTCGCCGCGACGGCCTTCGCGGCCCTGCAGGCGGGGCTGCTGCGCCTGCTCGGACTGCGCGCGATGGCCGTCCTCGGCCCGCTCTACCTGGTCGCGCCCGCGGTCGCCGGCCAGGTGCCGGAGCTGCTGAACCCGGCCTACCGCACGCTGCTGTGGTCGTGGACGCCGTTCCGCTTCTCGACCGAGGGCCTGCGAAGCCTGCTCCAGGGCGTGCCGGGCGCACCCGACGTCACGACCGGCGCCTGGGTACTCGGCGCGCTGCTGGCCGCCGGGCTTCTCCTCGTGCTCTGGCCCGGCCGGTCAGCCCGCCAGGAGGCTGAACCGCACCTTGCGGACCGGGTTGTCGAGGTTGGTGTCCACTAG
- a CDS encoding HAD family hydrolase, giving the protein MTKKRLVLWDIDHTLVDFAGLGASWYAAAFTAATGAPLRVHPVFGGRTELATTTELLVENGFEPVQDTIRALFKALVAESERAAHRFAAEARVLPGAAEALTAFAGRDDVVQSLVTGNLPEISRHKLAAFDLLEHLDLEIGGYGTLSVHRPDLVPHAVGLAAAKHGTPFDADAVVVIGDTPNDVKAALAHGALSIAVATGLYSADELRAAGAHVVLPDLADTDAVKTAVFS; this is encoded by the coding sequence GTGACGAAGAAGCGGCTGGTGCTCTGGGACATCGACCACACGCTGGTGGACTTCGCCGGGCTGGGCGCGTCCTGGTACGCGGCCGCGTTCACCGCCGCGACCGGGGCGCCGTTGCGCGTGCACCCGGTCTTCGGCGGCCGCACCGAGCTGGCGACCACGACCGAACTGCTCGTCGAGAACGGCTTCGAACCCGTCCAGGACACGATCCGAGCGCTGTTCAAGGCCCTGGTCGCGGAGTCGGAACGCGCGGCGCACCGCTTCGCGGCGGAGGCCCGGGTGCTGCCGGGCGCGGCCGAGGCGCTCACCGCGTTCGCCGGGCGGGACGACGTCGTCCAGTCGCTCGTCACCGGGAACCTACCGGAGATCTCGCGGCACAAACTCGCCGCGTTCGACCTGCTCGAGCACCTCGACCTGGAGATCGGCGGCTACGGCACGCTGTCGGTGCACCGCCCGGACCTGGTCCCGCACGCGGTGGGACTGGCGGCGGCGAAGCACGGCACCCCGTTCGACGCCGACGCGGTCGTCGTCATCGGCGACACCCCGAACGACGTCAAAGCCGCCCTGGCCCACGGGGCGCTCTCGATCGCGGTGGCGACCGGGCTCTACAGCGCCGACGAACTGCGGGCCGCCGGCGCGCACGTCGTGCTGCCGGACCTCGCCGACACCGATGCCGTGAAAACCGCCGTGTTCAGCTGA
- a CDS encoding bifunctional lysylphosphatidylglycerol flippase/synthetase MprF, with protein sequence MAETASAAGPAGGGRIRGTVAVLRQRLPFTSSVVLAMLVLAVASGALWNAAEDRAAYPFVAYGLPSLEAGRWWTMLTGPFFAVIPWFYLPMVGSFALFAGFAEWQLGTRRAMAVTIGGQFVSVLVATQFLALCGNSGWLWAERMAGSLDVGFSGGALAAVAVASATLRPPWALRLRAGLCVYAGVAIVYVGTLADLVHFFALLLAIPLGNRLVGSRRGPSAGPNLREWRLLTVAGLLLLTIAEIVMFLVPGEGPFGSTEGVSLSAPELAVLVLLVVPMLNGLRKGGRVAWRWAVALSVFVTLQGLAAATVYGLADLFGADYDTTGLPLFFVDNLLWTVELGVLIAARHAFRVPSRRRLRRHAQGPGAALARTLLGRHGGSTLSWMTTWPRNTYFVREDGRSYLAYRRHAGVAVALGDPIAPDGTAAATVTEFTAMCENTGLVPCVFSATEATVAATREQGWQHVQVAEDNVLDLEGLEFRGKAWQDVRSALNKAAKQDIDFRLVRLADQPEPILAQVRALSEEWMSGKGMPEMGFTLGGLDEAMDPATRVGLAVDAEGTVHGVTSWLPVHTGAGKVGGWTLDVMRRSPHGFRPVMEFLIASACVQFRAEGARFVSLSGAPLARSGDDSPARTVDRALETLGRVMEPYYGFRSLHAFKAKFQPRRVPLYLAYRDEADLPRIGLALSRAYLPDVRLRELAKLARKR encoded by the coding sequence ATGGCTGAAACAGCGTCGGCGGCCGGGCCCGCCGGAGGGGGACGCATCCGCGGCACGGTCGCGGTGCTCAGACAGCGCCTGCCGTTCACCAGCAGCGTGGTGCTCGCGATGCTCGTGCTGGCCGTCGCGTCGGGGGCGCTCTGGAACGCCGCCGAGGACCGCGCGGCCTACCCGTTCGTCGCCTACGGGCTGCCGTCGCTGGAGGCGGGCCGGTGGTGGACCATGCTCACCGGGCCGTTCTTCGCCGTCATCCCCTGGTTCTACCTCCCGATGGTCGGCAGCTTCGCGCTCTTCGCCGGCTTCGCCGAGTGGCAGCTGGGAACGCGGCGCGCGATGGCCGTGACCATCGGCGGCCAGTTCGTCTCGGTGCTCGTCGCGACGCAGTTCCTCGCGCTCTGCGGCAACTCCGGCTGGCTCTGGGCCGAGCGCATGGCGGGCAGCCTCGACGTCGGGTTCTCCGGCGGCGCGCTCGCCGCGGTCGCCGTCGCCAGCGCGACGCTGCGGCCGCCGTGGGCGCTGCGGCTGCGGGCCGGGCTCTGCGTGTACGCCGGGGTCGCGATCGTCTACGTCGGCACGCTGGCCGACCTCGTCCACTTCTTCGCGCTGCTGCTGGCGATCCCGCTCGGCAACCGGCTCGTCGGGTCGCGGCGGGGGCCGTCGGCGGGGCCGAACCTGCGGGAGTGGCGGCTGCTGACCGTCGCCGGCCTGCTGCTGCTCACCATCGCCGAGATCGTGATGTTCCTGGTGCCCGGCGAAGGCCCGTTCGGCTCCACCGAAGGGGTTTCGCTGTCGGCGCCGGAGCTGGCGGTCCTCGTGCTGCTCGTCGTGCCGATGCTCAACGGGCTGCGCAAGGGCGGCCGCGTCGCGTGGCGGTGGGCCGTCGCGCTGTCGGTCTTCGTCACCCTGCAGGGGCTCGCCGCGGCCACGGTCTACGGCCTGGCCGACCTCTTCGGGGCGGACTACGACACCACCGGCCTGCCGCTGTTCTTCGTGGACAATCTCTTGTGGACGGTCGAGCTGGGCGTGCTGATCGCCGCGCGGCACGCCTTCCGCGTCCCTTCCCGGCGACGGCTCCGGCGCCACGCGCAGGGTCCCGGGGCGGCGCTGGCCCGCACGCTGCTCGGGCGGCACGGCGGCAGCACGCTGTCGTGGATGACGACCTGGCCGCGCAACACGTACTTCGTCCGCGAGGACGGCCGGTCCTACCTCGCCTACCGCCGGCACGCGGGCGTCGCCGTCGCGCTGGGCGACCCGATCGCGCCGGACGGCACGGCGGCGGCCACGGTCACCGAGTTCACCGCGATGTGCGAGAACACCGGCCTGGTGCCGTGCGTGTTCTCGGCGACCGAGGCGACGGTCGCGGCGACGCGCGAGCAGGGCTGGCAGCACGTCCAGGTCGCCGAGGACAACGTGCTCGACCTGGAGGGGCTGGAGTTCCGCGGCAAGGCGTGGCAGGACGTCCGGTCGGCGCTGAACAAGGCCGCCAAGCAGGACATCGACTTCCGGCTGGTCCGCTTGGCCGACCAGCCGGAGCCCATCCTCGCCCAGGTCCGGGCGCTGTCGGAGGAGTGGATGTCGGGCAAGGGCATGCCGGAGATGGGGTTCACCCTCGGCGGCCTCGACGAGGCGATGGACCCGGCGACGCGGGTCGGCCTGGCGGTGGACGCCGAGGGCACGGTCCACGGCGTGACGTCGTGGCTGCCGGTCCACACGGGCGCGGGCAAGGTGGGCGGCTGGACGCTGGACGTCATGCGCCGCAGCCCCCACGGCTTCCGCCCGGTGATGGAGTTCCTGATCGCGTCGGCGTGCGTGCAGTTCCGCGCCGAGGGCGCGCGGTTCGTCTCGCTGTCGGGCGCGCCCCTGGCCCGGTCCGGCGACGACAGCCCGGCGCGCACGGTCGACCGGGCACTGGAGACGCTGGGCCGCGTGATGGAGCCGTACTACGGATTCCGTTCCCTGCACGCGTTCAAGGCGAAGTTCCAGCCCCGGCGCGTGCCGCTGTACCTGGCCTACCGCGACGAGGCGGACCTGCCGCGGATCGGGCTGGCGCTGAGCCGGGCGTACCTGCCGGACGTCCGGCTGCGGGAGCTGGCGAAGCTGGCGCGCAAGCGCTGA
- a CDS encoding proline--tRNA ligase yields the protein MITRTSSLFLRTLREDPADAEVPSHRLLVRAGYVRRVAPGGYSWLPLGLRVLRRIEAVVRDEMNAIGAQEIQFPALLPKEPYEATGRWTEYGDSLFRLKDRKGADYLLGPTHEELFTLTVKGEFSSYRDYPVTLYQIQTKYRDEARPRAGILRGREFVMKDSYSFDLDDEGLERSYQAHRAAYTKLFDRLGLEYVVVKATSGAMGGSASEEFLAVAETGEDTYVRSTESGYAANVEAVVTPAPPAQPIEGRPEAQVHHTPNTPTIETLVNFLNAAGLGREFTAADTLKNVMLKTRQPGAKEWELVCVALPGDREVDMKRLEASLEPAEVALLDEADFAKNPFLVKGYIGPKALQDNGVRYLADPRIVPGTAWVTGADKVDHHVVDLLAGRDFTPDGTIEAAEVREGDASPDGQGTLVAARGIEIGHIFQLGRKYADAFELDALGPDSKPIRITMGSYGVGVSRLVGVLAEQNHDDLGIIWPREVSPFDVHIVIAGKDEAVAAGAEKIAAELDAAGIEVILDDRKATPGVKFADAELVGVPTILVVGRGLANGVVEVKDRRTGEREEIAVDAVVEHLVKLVRS from the coding sequence GTGATCACCAGGACTTCGTCGTTGTTCCTTCGCACGTTGCGTGAGGACCCGGCGGACGCCGAGGTGCCGAGCCACCGGCTCCTGGTGCGCGCCGGCTACGTCCGCCGGGTCGCCCCGGGCGGGTACTCGTGGCTGCCCCTGGGCCTGCGCGTGCTGCGCCGCATCGAGGCCGTCGTGCGCGACGAGATGAACGCGATCGGCGCGCAGGAGATCCAGTTCCCCGCGCTGCTGCCGAAGGAGCCCTACGAGGCGACCGGCCGCTGGACCGAGTACGGCGACAGCCTGTTCCGCCTGAAGGACCGCAAGGGCGCCGACTACCTCCTCGGCCCGACGCACGAAGAGCTCTTCACCCTCACCGTCAAGGGCGAGTTCAGCTCCTACCGCGACTACCCGGTCACGCTGTACCAGATCCAGACGAAGTACCGCGACGAAGCGCGTCCCCGCGCCGGCATCCTGCGCGGCCGCGAGTTCGTCATGAAGGACTCGTACTCCTTCGACCTCGACGACGAGGGCCTCGAGCGCTCCTACCAGGCGCACCGCGCCGCCTACACCAAGCTGTTCGACCGCCTCGGCCTCGAGTACGTCGTGGTGAAGGCGACCTCGGGCGCGATGGGCGGCTCGGCGTCGGAGGAGTTCCTCGCGGTCGCCGAGACGGGTGAGGACACCTACGTCCGCAGCACCGAGTCGGGCTACGCGGCGAACGTCGAAGCCGTCGTCACGCCCGCGCCGCCCGCGCAGCCGATCGAAGGCCGTCCCGAGGCGCAGGTGCACCACACGCCGAACACGCCGACCATCGAGACGCTGGTGAACTTCCTCAACGCGGCCGGGCTCGGCCGCGAGTTCACCGCCGCGGACACGCTGAAGAACGTCATGCTCAAGACGCGTCAGCCCGGCGCGAAGGAGTGGGAGCTGGTCTGCGTCGCGCTGCCCGGTGACCGCGAAGTGGACATGAAGCGCCTCGAAGCGTCGCTGGAGCCCGCCGAGGTCGCGCTGCTCGACGAGGCCGACTTCGCGAAGAACCCGTTCCTGGTCAAGGGCTACATCGGCCCGAAGGCGCTGCAGGACAACGGCGTGCGCTACCTCGCCGACCCGCGGATCGTGCCCGGCACCGCCTGGGTCACCGGGGCCGACAAGGTCGACCACCACGTCGTCGACCTGCTGGCCGGCCGCGACTTCACCCCGGACGGCACCATCGAGGCCGCCGAGGTCCGCGAGGGCGACGCGTCGCCGGACGGCCAGGGCACCCTGGTCGCCGCGCGCGGCATCGAGATCGGGCACATCTTCCAGCTGGGCCGCAAGTACGCGGACGCGTTCGAGCTCGACGCGCTCGGCCCCGACTCCAAGCCGATCCGGATCACGATGGGCTCCTACGGCGTCGGCGTCTCGCGGCTGGTCGGCGTGCTCGCCGAGCAGAACCACGACGACCTCGGCATCATCTGGCCGCGCGAGGTGTCGCCGTTCGACGTGCACATCGTCATCGCGGGCAAGGACGAGGCCGTCGCGGCCGGCGCCGAGAAGATCGCCGCCGAGCTGGACGCGGCGGGCATCGAGGTCATCCTCGACGACCGCAAGGCGACGCCGGGCGTCAAGTTCGCCGACGCCGAGCTGGTCGGCGTGCCGACCATCCTGGTGGTCGGGCGTGGCCTGGCCAACGGCGTCGTCGAGGTCAAGGACCGGCGGACGGGCGAGCGCGAAGAGATCGCGGTCGACGCCGTCGTCGAGCACCTGGTCAAGCTCGTCCGGTCCTGA
- a CDS encoding VOC family protein yields MAIRMGMITIDCADPRGLAEFWTAALGTTVDRDYEGEFLVLAPTEGGLPLGLQRVPEPRAGKNRVHVDFGGDDRAAEVKRLVELGAKEVAEHEVPGLAWTVLTDPEGNVFCVG; encoded by the coding sequence ATGGCGATCCGCATGGGCATGATCACGATCGACTGCGCGGACCCGCGCGGTCTGGCGGAGTTCTGGACGGCCGCGCTGGGCACGACGGTCGACCGGGACTACGAAGGCGAGTTCCTCGTCCTGGCGCCGACGGAGGGCGGGCTCCCGCTGGGGCTGCAGCGGGTGCCGGAGCCGCGCGCCGGCAAGAACCGGGTGCACGTCGACTTCGGCGGGGACGACCGCGCGGCGGAGGTGAAACGACTGGTGGAGCTGGGCGCGAAGGAGGTGGCCGAGCACGAGGTGCCGGGCCTGGCCTGGACGGTGCTGACCGATCCGGAGGGCAACGTGTTCTGCGTGGGCTGA
- a CDS encoding 2-hydroxyacid dehydrogenase, which yields MNARVLLPWTDIEVPEGLGAAYYDGVEPPPAGLDDVEFYVLPYDRGPEPPKLIGELPSLRVVQSLSAGVETLVPLLSEGVLLANGRGLHDLSVAEHALALIHAAQRDLPRWFAQQARGAWVREHTRSLADSRVLLVGHGSIGQAIERQLVAAEAVVTRVASRARPDEDVHGVAELPSLLPEADIVVLVLPDTPATRGLLDAKALAALPDDALVVNVGRGTAIDTDALLAETRTGRLRAGLDVVDPEPLPADHPLWTVPGVVITPHIAGGSASFYPRAKKLAAEQLKRYARGEELLNLVTG from the coding sequence ATGAACGCTCGCGTGCTGCTGCCGTGGACCGACATCGAGGTACCGGAGGGACTCGGCGCCGCCTACTACGACGGGGTCGAGCCTCCCCCGGCCGGGCTGGACGACGTCGAGTTCTACGTGCTGCCCTACGACCGCGGGCCGGAGCCGCCGAAGCTCATCGGGGAGCTGCCGTCGCTGCGGGTGGTGCAGTCGCTGTCCGCCGGCGTCGAAACCCTCGTGCCGCTGCTGTCGGAAGGGGTGCTGCTGGCGAACGGGCGGGGGCTCCACGACCTGAGCGTCGCCGAGCACGCCCTCGCGCTGATCCACGCGGCGCAGCGCGACCTGCCGCGGTGGTTCGCGCAGCAGGCCCGCGGTGCATGGGTGCGCGAGCACACGCGGTCCCTCGCCGACAGCCGCGTCCTGCTGGTCGGCCACGGCTCGATCGGGCAGGCCATCGAACGCCAGCTCGTCGCCGCCGAGGCCGTCGTGACGCGAGTGGCGAGCCGCGCGCGGCCGGACGAGGACGTCCACGGCGTCGCCGAGCTGCCGAGCCTGCTTCCCGAGGCCGACATCGTGGTGCTGGTCCTCCCGGACACCCCCGCGACGCGCGGCCTGCTCGACGCGAAGGCCCTGGCCGCCCTCCCCGACGACGCCCTGGTGGTGAACGTCGGCCGCGGCACGGCGATCGACACGGACGCCCTCCTGGCGGAGACGCGCACCGGGCGCCTGCGCGCAGGCCTCGACGTCGTGGACCCGGAACCGCTGCCCGCAGACCATCCACTGTGGACGGTTCCGGGCGTGGTCATCACCCCGCACATCGCCGGCGGGTCGGCGTCGTTCTACCCCCGCGCGAAGAAGCTGGCGGCGGAGCAGCTGAAGCGGTACGCGCGGGGCGAGGAACTGCTCAACCTCGTGACGGGGTGA
- a CDS encoding GNAT family N-acetyltransferase, whose protein sequence is MDLTWRPLTLDDVPALTRLYAAAEEVDRTGDHFTDEDLREELEGPNIDLAGATVGAWAGDRLVGYGLIRRRDAANPVHMIRLQSVVHPEHRTDAVGAHLVEWFSRTSREVHERTFPGAPIELHHGVHQNERWIAGVLAGAGYTHARTMVNMRVGLADLPPQPPLPEGFTAVPFDFKYDLAALDARNDTFADHWGSTVYEPDAWRHLVTGSKDFRPDLSFLVLDGDKVLAFVLSHFYASEAEATGIREHYATWVGTRAALRGRGVASGLLGHTLSAAKAAGFDRSALNVDVDNAHRALGVYERCGYRVDDEWHVYVLTPSRG, encoded by the coding sequence ATGGACCTCACCTGGCGCCCGTTGACCCTCGACGACGTCCCCGCGCTGACCCGGCTCTACGCGGCGGCCGAAGAGGTCGACCGGACGGGTGACCACTTCACCGACGAAGATCTCCGCGAAGAGCTGGAGGGCCCCAACATCGACCTGGCCGGGGCGACCGTCGGCGCCTGGGCGGGCGACCGGCTCGTCGGCTACGGCCTGATCCGCCGGCGCGACGCCGCGAACCCGGTCCACATGATCCGGCTCCAGTCGGTCGTGCACCCGGAGCACCGGACCGACGCCGTCGGCGCTCACCTGGTCGAGTGGTTTTCGCGGACGAGCCGCGAGGTCCACGAGCGCACCTTCCCGGGCGCGCCGATCGAGCTGCACCACGGCGTGCACCAGAACGAGCGCTGGATCGCCGGCGTCCTCGCCGGCGCCGGGTACACGCACGCGCGCACGATGGTGAACATGCGTGTCGGCCTCGCGGACCTGCCGCCGCAGCCGCCGCTGCCGGAGGGCTTCACCGCGGTCCCGTTCGACTTCAAGTACGACCTCGCCGCGCTCGACGCCCGCAACGACACCTTCGCCGACCACTGGGGCAGCACGGTCTACGAGCCCGACGCCTGGCGCCACCTGGTCACCGGCTCGAAGGACTTCCGCCCGGACCTGTCGTTCCTCGTCCTCGACGGCGACAAGGTCCTCGCGTTCGTGCTGAGCCACTTCTACGCGTCCGAAGCCGAGGCGACGGGTATTCGCGAGCACTACGCCACCTGGGTGGGAACGCGGGCGGCGCTGCGTGGCCGCGGTGTCGCGTCAGGGCTGCTGGGGCACACGCTTTCGGCGGCGAAGGCCGCGGGGTTCGACCGGTCGGCGCTGAACGTCGACGTCGACAACGCGCACCGCGCCCTGGGGGTCTACGAGCGGTGCGGTTATCGCGTCGACGACGAATGGCACGTCTACGTGCTCACCCCGTCACGAGGTTGA
- the yaaA gene encoding peroxide stress protein YaaA has protein sequence MLVLLPPSETKADGGRGGPLDLGALSFPELNPARAKLADALVELARDVPASVSALGLTERQAGEVARNAELLTSPTMPALRRYTGVLYDALDVKSFTKAGLEKAHRRLAVTSSLFGVVSATDPIPAYRLSGGNSLPSLGTVRGHWKPVLEPVLQQVEGLVVDLRSGTYSAFAKLRPDAVTVRVVTENARGERVTVSHFNKAYKGRLARELAVTRAEPSTVDQLVKVITKAGLVVERTGEHALELVTEG, from the coding sequence GTGCTGGTGCTCCTTCCTCCCTCCGAGACCAAGGCCGACGGCGGCCGCGGCGGCCCTCTCGACCTCGGCGCGCTGTCGTTCCCCGAGCTGAACCCGGCGCGCGCGAAGCTCGCCGACGCGCTCGTCGAGCTGGCCCGTGACGTCCCGGCCAGCGTCTCGGCCCTGGGCCTCACCGAACGCCAAGCGGGGGAGGTCGCTCGCAATGCGGAGCTGCTGACGTCGCCGACGATGCCGGCGCTGCGCCGCTACACCGGCGTCCTGTACGACGCGCTGGACGTGAAGAGCTTCACGAAGGCGGGCCTGGAGAAGGCGCACCGGCGGCTGGCGGTGACGTCGTCGCTGTTCGGCGTGGTGTCGGCGACCGACCCGATTCCCGCGTACCGGCTGTCGGGCGGGAACTCGCTGCCGTCGCTCGGGACGGTCCGCGGGCACTGGAAGCCGGTGCTCGAACCGGTGCTGCAGCAGGTGGAGGGCCTGGTGGTGGACCTGCGCTCGGGCACGTACTCGGCGTTCGCGAAGCTGCGCCCGGACGCGGTGACGGTCCGCGTGGTGACGGAGAACGCCCGCGGCGAGCGCGTGACGGTCAGCCACTTCAACAAGGCGTACAAGGGCCGGCTGGCCCGCGAACTGGCCGTCACCCGGGCCGAACCGTCCACTGTGGACCAGCTGGTGAAGGTGATCACGAAGGCGGGCCTGGTGGTCGAACGCACCGGCGAGCACGCGCTGGAGCTGGTCACGGAGGGCTGA
- a CDS encoding GNAT family N-acetyltransferase codes for MRELLAILDGAITWLGGRGLDQWQGARWRADELRPDLRTGALRVAEMRAAPTAPALPGELGVPSQAGRAGSAEAGAPPVAPSGIAAPGAAGSPASGPAASGPRDIPTPVATMTLRDAPGEGLWRPADDPASALYLSHLAVDRALAGRGIGTWLLDQAAAEAARRGKRSVRLDAWTTNTRLHDYYRNHGFRLVRIAGDRTSGALFERPVSPP; via the coding sequence GTGCGGGAACTGCTGGCGATCCTGGACGGCGCGATCACCTGGCTCGGCGGCCGGGGCCTCGACCAGTGGCAGGGAGCCCGCTGGCGCGCGGACGAGCTGCGCCCGGACTTGCGGACCGGTGCGCTCCGCGTGGCGGAGATGCGGGCCGCCCCGACCGCGCCGGCTTTGCCGGGCGAGCTTGGCGTGCCGAGCCAGGCCGGCCGGGCAGGATCGGCTGAGGCCGGCGCGCCGCCGGTTGCGCCGAGCGGAATCGCGGCGCCAGGGGCGGCCGGCTCGCCTGCGTCCGGGCCGGCCGCGTCAGGTCCCCGCGACATCCCGACGCCGGTCGCCACCATGACCCTGCGCGATGCCCCGGGCGAGGGGCTCTGGCGTCCGGCCGACGACCCCGCCTCGGCGCTCTACCTCAGCCACCTCGCGGTCGATCGTGCCCTGGCCGGCCGGGGCATCGGGACCTGGCTCCTCGACCAGGCCGCCGCGGAAGCCGCCCGCCGCGGGAAGCGATCCGTCCGGCTCGACGCCTGGACCACCAACACCCGCCTGCACGACTACTACCGGAACCACGGCTTCCGGCTGGTCCGGATCGCCGGAGACCGCACCTCCGGCGCCCTCTTCGAACGGCCCGTCAGCCCTCCGTGA
- a CDS encoding NAD(P)/FAD-dependent oxidoreductase, whose product MRVLVIGSGIGGAATAWHLAGRGAEVVVADAARPGTATEAGAGIVSPWTSRWEDALYPLASTAGRYYREFTAELEDSSFEVVGGMIVSADETELAEAHERLTARAADAPEIGGIRRLDPAQARELFPALAPELGAVHLSGAGRVDGHQLRRALLAAAERRGAKFVEGEVAFRADGTVASASGPLEADSVVVAAGAWSRELLAPLGIDLPVTPHRGQISHFDLPDTDTSAWPVVLPRTSHYLLAFGGGRVVAGATREAESGFDYRVTAAGQHEVLANALTVAPGLADATLAETRVGFRPGTPDGLPVLGLLRPGLAVSTGFGAGGLTNAPFAGKLVASIALGEDPGFDLTPFAPDRF is encoded by the coding sequence ATGCGAGTGCTCGTGATCGGAAGCGGAATCGGCGGCGCGGCAACGGCCTGGCACCTGGCGGGCCGGGGCGCGGAGGTGGTCGTGGCGGACGCGGCCCGGCCGGGGACGGCCACCGAAGCCGGCGCCGGGATCGTCAGCCCGTGGACGTCGCGCTGGGAAGACGCGCTGTACCCGCTCGCGTCGACCGCCGGCCGGTACTACCGCGAGTTCACGGCCGAGCTCGAGGATTCGTCGTTCGAGGTCGTCGGCGGCATGATCGTGTCGGCCGACGAGACCGAGCTGGCCGAGGCCCACGAGCGGCTGACCGCGCGGGCGGCGGACGCGCCCGAGATCGGCGGGATCCGGCGGCTCGACCCGGCGCAGGCGCGCGAACTGTTCCCCGCGCTGGCGCCCGAACTGGGCGCGGTGCACCTGTCCGGCGCCGGCCGCGTCGATGGCCACCAGCTGCGCCGGGCGCTGTTGGCGGCCGCCGAGCGCCGGGGCGCGAAGTTCGTCGAAGGCGAGGTCGCGTTCCGGGCCGACGGCACGGTCGCGAGCGCGTCGGGCCCGCTGGAAGCGGACAGCGTCGTGGTCGCGGCCGGCGCGTGGAGCCGGGAACTGCTGGCGCCGCTGGGGATCGACCTGCCGGTGACGCCGCACCGCGGCCAGATCAGCCACTTCGACCTGCCGGACACGGACACGTCGGCGTGGCCGGTGGTCCTCCCGCGCACGAGCCACTACCTCCTGGCCTTCGGCGGCGGCCGGGTGGTGGCGGGCGCGACGCGCGAGGCGGAGTCCGGCTTCGACTACCGCGTGACGGCGGCCGGCCAGCACGAGGTGCTGGCCAACGCGCTGACGGTGGCACCGGGCCTGGCGGACGCGACGCTGGCGGAGACCCGGGTCGGCTTCCGCCCGGGCACGCCGGACGGCCTGCCGGTGCTGGGTCTGCTCCGGCCGGGCCTGGCGGTGTCGACGGGCTTCGGCGCGGGCGGGCTGACGAACGCGCCGTTCGCGGGGAAGCTGGTCGCGTCGATCGCGCTGGGGGAGGACCCGGGCTTCGACCTGACCCCGTTCGCCCCGGACCGCTTCTGA